A DNA window from Penaeus vannamei isolate JL-2024 chromosome 5, ASM4276789v1, whole genome shotgun sequence contains the following coding sequences:
- the LOC138861746 gene encoding uncharacterized protein has product MTVYTDKELNHNQPDIPLLRKDTWEWTLIVIPVPADLNIINTEEEKVDRYQNLAFEMMRIHRASKVAVIPMVTGALGTISKNAKTWLGKLDIPDIIGSAQLSDILGTAHMLRKVLCQLAERRRHVINLTSDRQRVPGITR; this is encoded by the exons ATGACTGTTTACACTGATAAGGAGCTGAACCACAATCAACCGGATATTCCTCTCTTACGGAAAGATACATGGGAGTGGACACTAATTGTCATACCTGTACCAGCGGACTTGAACATCATCAATactgaggaagagaaagtggatagATATCAGAACTTAGCATTCGAAATGATGAGAATCCACAGAGCATCGAAAGTGGCAGTGATACCAATGGTGACTGGTGCACTTGGAACGATTTCGAAGAACGCGAAGACCTGGCTTGGGAAATTAGATATACCTGATATCATTGGAAGTGCACAGTTGTCGGACATCCTTGGAACAGCTCACATGTTGCGAAAAGTGCTGTGTCAGTtagcagagagaaggag ACACGTTATAAATCTTACCAGTGATCGCCAGCGCGTCCCAGGCATTACACGCTGA